The DNA segment ACCCGGCCATGCGGGCGATCTCCCGGCAGTTCGCGCTGTGGACGGCCGTCTCGCTGCTGCTGCCGCCGCTGATCGGCGGGCTGGCGACGATGTCCTGGTGGGGCGCCTTCACCGGGTTCTTCTGGGGTTCGCTCGTCCGGGTGGCCCTGCTGCATCACGTGACGTGGTCGATCAACTCGATCTGCCACGCGGTGGGCAAGCGCCCGTTCAAGTCCCGCGACCGCTCGGGCAACGTGTGGTGGCTGGCCGTGCTGTCCTGCGGCGAGTCCTGGCACAACCTGCACCACGCCGACCCGACCTCGGCGCGGCACGGGGTGGAGCGCGGGCAGATCGACTCCTCGGCGCGGTTCATCCGCTGGTTCGAGAGGCTCGGCTGGGCCTATGACGTGCGCTGGCCGTCGCGCTCGCGCATCGACGCGCGCCGCGCGGACGGTGACGGCTCCTCCCGGCGCGGGAAGGCCGCCGCGAAGGCGGCATGATTGACGGCGTGGCCACCGACTCCAGCAGCACCTCGAGCAACGACAAGACGCGGCGGACCCGCCGGACCCGGATGACCGGTGCGGAGCGCCGCCAGCAGTTGCTGGAGATCGGCCGGACCCTCTTCGCGGCGAAGGGCTTCGAGGGCACCTCGGTGGAGGAGATCGCGGCCAAGGCCGGGGTCTCCAAGCCGGTGGTGTACGAGCACTTCGGCGGCAAGGAGGGCCTGTACGCGGTCGTGGTGGACCGGGAGATGCGGTGCCTGCTGGACATGGTCACCGGCTCGCTGACCGCCGGCCACCCGCGTGAGCTGTGCGAGCAGGCCGCGTTCGCGCTGCTGGACTACATCGAGGAGTACACGGACGGTTTCCGCATCCTCGTCCGCGACTCCCCCATCCCGCAGTCCACGGGGTCCTTCGCCTCGCTGATCTCCGACATCGCCACCCAGGTGGAGGACATCCTGGGCCGCGAGTTCAAGAGCCGGGGCTTCGACTCCAAGCTGGCCCCGCTCTACGCCCAGGCCCTGGTAGGCATGGTCGCCCTCACCGGCCAGTGGTGGCTGGACGTCCGCCGCCCCAAGAAGGCCGAGGTGGCCGCCCACCTGGTCAACCTCGCCTGGCACGGCCTGGACGGCCTGGAGCAGAAACCCCGCCTGATAGGCCACCGCAAGAGCTAGCCCGTCGGCCGCAGGAACTCCAGGCGGTTGCCCACCGGGTCGGTGGAGTGGAAGCGGCGGTGGCCGGGCAGTCCGGCGTCCCACTCCACCGGCGCTCCGTGGGCGGCCAGCCGGGCGGCGCAGGCGTCGAGGTCCGCGACCAGCAGGCCGGGGTGCGCCTTGCGGGCGGGGCGGAAGTCGTCGTCGACACCCAGATGGAGCTGGACCCCGCCCGCCCGGAACCAGCAGCCGCCGCGCGCCGCCAGTGCCGGGGGCTTGGGCACCTCCGTCATGCCGAGCACCCCGCCGTAGAAGTCGCGCAGCGCGTCCTCCGTACCGGGTGGCATCGCGAGCTGCACGTGGTCGATCGCACGCAGCACGGCTCAGGCCCCCTTCACCGCCACCGCGAACAGGCGGCGGAAGGGGAGGATCGTGCCGTAGGGGGCCGGTGGGTACGCCTCGCGCAGGAGGTCGCGGTACTCGCCGACGAAGGCGTCCCGCGCCTCGGGATCGTCGGCCAGCGCGGTCAGGGCGGGGCGGAGGCCGGTGCCCTTGACCCAGTCCAGGACCGGGTCGTCGCCGGTAAGGACGTGCTGGTACGTGGTCTGCCAGACGTCGGTGGCGCAGCCCAGACGGGCGAGGCGGTCCAGGTAGACGCCTGGGGCGTGGACGGAGTCGGGGGCGCGCAGGACGCCGGCCAGCCGGGGTGCCCAGCGGGGCGTGGCGGCGAGTTCGCGCATGAGGGCGTGTAGGGGGGCGTCGGTGTTGTCCGGCACCTGGAAGGCGAGGACCCCGCCCGGCTTCAGTGCCTCGGTCCAGTCCGCGAACCGGTCGAGGTGGCCCGGCACCCACTGGAGGGTGGCGTTGGAGAACACCAGGTCGTGCGGGCCCTCGGGGGTCCAGGTGCGGGCGTCGGCGGGGGCGAGATCCAGCGCGGGCTGCTCGGCGCGGGCGCGCTGGAGCATCTCGGGCGAGTTGTCGTAGCCGGTGACGTGGGCGCCGGGCCAGCGTTCGGCGAGCAGCGCGGTGGCGTTGCCGGGGCCGCAGCCGAGGTCGGCGATCCGGGGCCGCTCGGCGGGCAGGGCCGGGACGCGGGCCAGGAGGTCCACGAAGGGGCGCAGCCGGTGGCCGGAGTGACGGAGGTACTGGGCGGGGTCCCAGGAAGGCGTCGCGGGCGTCGGGGGCGTCGTCATGGCAGCCACCTTCCCGGAGACTTTCTCTTGATGTCAAGATACTCAGCTTCAAGAGACTTCACGTCGACACAACCACTACACTGATCTCCATGGAGGACGAGGTCGATCGGCTGGTCGCAGCGTGGCGCCGGGAGCGCCCTGACCTCGACGTGGAACCACTGGAAGTGCTGAGCCGGGTGAGCAGGCTGGCCCGGCACCTGGACCGCGCCCGGCGGCTCGCCTTCTCCGAGCACCAGCTGGAGCCCTGGGAGTTCGACGTGCTGACCGCGCTGCGCCGCGCCGGCACCCCGTACCAGCTCTCCCCCGGCCAGCTGCTCACCCAGACGCTGGTCACCTCGGGGACGATGACCAACCGCATCGACCGGCTGGCCAAGAAGGGCCTCGTGGAGCGGCTGCCCGACCCCAGCGACCGGCGCGGGGTGCTGGTGCGGCTGACCGACACCGGCCGGGACCGCGCCGACGAGGCGCTGGCGGGCCTGCTGGCCCAGGAGCGGGCCATCCTCGGTGAGCTGTCCCGCGCCCAGCGCGGCGAACTCGCCGGGCTGCTACGCCAGTTGACCGCCCCGTTCGACAACGTCCCCGGATAGGTCGGCCGGCCCCACCCCGGCTCGCCGGGCCAGTGCCACGGCGGCCAGCGTGGAGTGCACGCCCAGCTTGCCCAGCACGTTCTGCATATGGGTGCGGACGGTGTGCGGGGAGAGGAACAGCCGCTCCGCGACCGCCTTGCGGCCGAGCCCGGCGACCATGCAGCGCAGCACCTCCCGCTCGCGCGGGGTCAGCGACTGCACCAGCCGCTCGCTCTCGCTGCGGTGCTTGCGCGCCGCCGTCAGCTCCTTGAGCACGCCGGTGAGCAGCGCGGCCGGCAGATGCGTCTCGTCCCGCAGCACGCCCCGTATCACGGTGAGCAGCCGGGACAGCGAGCAGTCCTTGGCGACCCAGCCCGAGGCGCCCGCCTGGAGCGCGAGCGCGGCCCGGTGCGGGTCGTCCTTCTCGGCGAGCACCACCGTGCGCACCCCGGACTGCGCCGAGCGCACCCCGGCGACCAGCGAGATCCCGTCCACCAGGCCGTCCGCGTCGCCCGCCTGCACCGGCACCGCCGTCCGGCCGCCGGGCAGCACCCGGCCGAGGTCGGCGTCGACCAGCAGCACGTCGTAGCGGCGGCCCTCGGAGGCGGCGCGCTCCAGGCAGCGCAGCGCGGCCGGGCCGCTGCCCGCGGCGGACACGTCCACGTCGGGCTCGGCGGCCAGCGCCGCCGCGAGGGACTCGGCGAAGATGCGATGGTCGTCCACGACCAGCACTCGGATGCGAACCACGAAACCCCCTTCCCCAGGCTCCACTTGGAGCAGGGGTCACCCACGGCCCGGCGACGGCGCGGCGGCCGCCGTCGCGGAGACTGCTACCCCCGGCGCGGTCGCCGTACCCGCCCGTCCCGCCCCCTGATCCGGCCGCCCGCCCCCACGGGGACCGCTCATGAGGGCCCTCAGCGTACGGTCGGCCCCGGGCCGTGGGGAGCCGATTGACGGAACTGACCGGCCGTCGCGTTTATGGTGTGCCGCATGTTTCGGATCGAGACGGAAGTGGACAAGGACCGACGGGATCTGCTGCACGCGCGGCTGCGGGACACCAACACGGCGGCCTCCCCGGTGCTGGCCGCGCTGCGCGGCTCGCCGGGCGACCGGCACACCCCGCTGCACGTGTGGGTGCTGGACGAGGCGGGCGGTCTCGCCGGGGGGCTGGTCGGGCACACCTGGGCGGGCTGGCTGCACGTCACGTACCTGTGGGTGGACGCCCGGTACCGGGGCGCGGGACTCGGCTCCCGGCTGCTCGACGAGGCCGAGCGCGTCGCGCACACCGGCCGGGGCTGCGCGCGCTCCCGGGTGGAGACCTGGGACTTCCAGGCCCCGGCGTTCTACCAGGGCCGCGGCTACGACGTGGTGTCCGTGATCCCCGACTACCCGCCGGGGATCACGGAGTACACGCTGACCAAGCGGCTCGGCCGGGCGGTGTAGCTCAGCCGAGGCGGCGGGCACCCGGCGAGGGCACCGCCTCGAAGACGCGCGGGGCGGTGTACCCGGCCGCCGCGAACGCCTCCTCGACCGCCTTGGTGAGGGTGTCCACCGCGGACGCCTCGGCCAGCGCGATCGCGGAGCCGCCGAAGCCGCCGCCGGTCATCCGGGCGCCCAGCGCGCCGGATGCCAGCGCGGTGTCGACCGCGAGGTCCAGCTCCGGGCAGGAGATGCGGAAGTCGTCGCGCAGCGAGGCGTGGCCCTCGGTGAGGACCGGCCCGATGGCCCGGACGTCGCCCGAGGTCAGCAGCTCCACCACCCGCTCGACGCGCCGGTTCTCGGTGACGATGTGCCGCACCAGCCGGCGCACCTCACTCTCGTCCCCGAGCTGCTCCAGCGCGGCCTCCAGCCCGTCGTACGCCACGTCGCGCAGCGCGTCGACGCCGAGCAGGGCGGCGCCCTTCTCGCAGCCGGCCCGGCGCTTGCCGTACTCGCCGCCGCTGTGGGCGTGCTTGACCTGGGTGTCGATCACCAGCAGGCGCAGGTCCTCGGCGGCCAGGTCGAACGGGATCTGCCGCTGGGACAGGTCGCGGGTGTCCAGGAAGAGCGCGTGGCCCTCCTCGCAGCAGGCCGACGCGGTCTGGTCCATGATGCCGGTGGGCGCGCCGACGTAGACGTTCTCCGCGCGCTGGCACAGCCGGGCCAGCTTCCAGCGCGGCAGCTCAAGGCCGAACAGGTCGTCCAGCGCGAGCGCGACGACGACCTCCAGCGCGGCCGAGGACGACAGCCCGGCGCCGGTCGGCACGGTGGAGGCGAGGTGCACGTCGGCGCCGGTGACCGGGTGCCCGGCCTCGCGCAGCGCCCACACCACGCCCGCCGGGTACGCGGTCCAGTCGTCGTCGGTGCCCGGCGCGAGGCCGTCCAGGGCGAGTTCGACGACCTCGCCCCCGATGTCGGCCGAGTGCAGCCGCAGCAGGCCGTCGGTGCGGCGGGAGACGGCCGCGGTGACCTGGTGCGGCAGGGCGAACGGCATGACGAAGCCGTCGTTGTAGTCGGTGTGTTCGCCGATCAGGTTGACCCGGCCCGGCGCCGCCCACACCCCTTCCGGTGCCGCCCCGTACAGCTCGGTGAAGCGTTCCCGGACCTGCTGTGCCCCCACTAGTGCTCCCTCTGCGTGTCGCGCGCGAACTCCCAGGCGTCCGCGATGATCCCGGCGAGGTCCGCGCGGGACGGGTTCCACCCCAGTGTGGCGCGTGCGGTCTGAGCCGACGCCACCAGGACCGCCGGGTCGCCGGCCCGGCGCGGGGCGGTGACCTCGGGGATGGGGTGGCCGGTGACCTCGCGGGCGGTCTCGACGACCTCGCGGACGGAGAAGCCGTTGCCGTTGCCGAGGTTGCAGATCAGGTGCTCGCCGGAGCGGGCGGCGCCGAGGGCGAGGAGGTGGGCGTCGGCGAGGTCGGCAACGTGGATGTAGTCGCGGACGCAGGTGCCGTCGGGGGTCGGGTAGTCGTCGCCGTAGACCGAGATGGCCTCGCGGCGGCCCTGGGCGACCTGGAGGACGAGGGGGATGAGGTGCGACTCGGGGTCGTGGCGCTCGCCGTAGGGGCCGTAGGCGCCGGCCACGTTGAAGTAGCGCAGGGAGACGGCGGCCAGGCCGTGGGCGTGCGCCTCGCTGGTGATCATGTGGTCGACGGCCAGCTTGGAGGCGCCGTAGGGGTTGGTGGGCCGGGTCGGGGCGGACTCCGGGATCGGCACCTCCTCGGGCTCGCCGTAGGTGGCGGCGGTGGAGGAGAAGACCAGCCGGTTCACGCCCGCCTCGCGCATGGCGGCGAGCAGGGCCATGGTCCCGCCGACGTTGTTCTCCCAGTACTTCTCCGGCTTCACCACCGACTCGCCGACCTGGGAGAAGGCGGCGAAGTGCAGCACCCCGTCGTAGGACGGGTCGAGCCACTTGGCGGCGTCGCGGATGTCGCCCTCGACGAAGGCGGCACCGGCGGGCACGCCCGCGCGGAAGCCGGTGGAGAGATTGTCGAGGACGGTGACCTCGTGCCCCGCCTCCAGCAGATGCTGGGCGACGACACTGCCCACATAGCCCGCGCCACCCGTCACCAGGTACTTCATGAACTCGCTACCTCTCGCAGTCGCTCGGCCGCGCGCTCCGGCGGCACGTCGTTGATGAAGACGTTCATGCCGGACTCGGAACCCGCGAGGAACTTCAGCTTGCCGGAAGTGCGGCGGATGGTGAAAAGCTCCAGGTGGAGCGCGAAGTCGTCCCGCGTCACCCCGTCGAAGCCGGGGAGGCCGCCGAACGGCGCCTGGTGCCAGGCCGCGATGTACGGCGTCGGCGCCACGGCCTCGTCGCCCTCCTCACCCTCCGGCCGCCCGAAGATCCGGTCGAAGCGCCTCAAGAGTTCCAGATAGACCTGGGGGAACTCTGTGCGCGCGGCCTCGTCCAGCGCGAGCAGGTCGGGCACCCGGCGCTTGGGGTAGAGGTGCACCTCGTAGGGCCAGTGCGCGGCGAACGGGACGAAGGCCGCCCAGTGTTCACTCTCCAGGACGACCCGGTCACCGGCGAGTTCGCGCTCCAGGACGGCGTCGAAGAGGTTCTCCCCGCCCGACTCGGCCTTGTGGTCGGCGAGCGAGCGGAGCATCAGCGCGGTGCGCGGGGTGATGAACGGGTAGGCGTAGATCTGGCCGTGGGGGTGACCGAGCGTCACCCCGATCTCGGCGCCCCGGTTCTCGAAACAGAAGACCTGCTTGACGGAGGGCAGATGCGACAGCTCGGCGGTGCGGTCGGTCCACGCCTCCAGCACCAGCCGGGCCTGCTCGTCGGTGAGGGAGGCGAAGGACGCGTCGTGGTCGGAGGTGAAGCAGACGACCTCGCAGCGGCCGGAGTCACCGGCGAGGGAGGGGAAGCGGTTCTCGAACACGACCACGTCGTAGGCGGAGTCCGGGATCTCGCTGAGCCGCCCGTCCCGGCTGGGGCACAGCGGGCACTCGTCGGCCGGCGGGTGGTAGGTGCGGCCCTGGCGGTGGGAGGCGATGGCGACCGAGTCGCCGAGCAGCGGGTCCCGGCGGATCTCGGAGGCGGTCACCGTGGGCTCCAGCGGCCGCCGGTCCACCGCGTCGCGGACGGTGTCGTCCCGCAGGTCGTAGTAGACCAGCTCACGCCCGTCGGCCAGCCGGGTCGAGGTCTTCTTCACGCCGGACTCCTCGCTCTCACTCAACACAATCAAACATAACAAACCACAACCCCACAACGGGTCGCACGATCACAATCGAACAAAGAACACCAACAGAACTGTTCAAATAATGAACGCCGCGGCGTAGGTTCCGCTCTGGATCAGTTCGCGCAACGAAGCGAGTTCTCATGCAGACCCCCCCGACCGGACCCGCGCCCCTGGCGGCGGGCCCCAGCTATCTGGCGGCGGAGCTACGGCTCCCCACCAACTGGCTCGACTACACGATCCTGGCCATCTACTTCGTCGTGGTTCTCGGCATCGGCTTCGCGGCCCGCCGCTCGGTGAAGACCAGCCTGGACTTCTTCCTCTCCGGACGCTCGCTGCCCGCCTGGATCACCGGCCTCGCCTTCATCTCGGCGAACCTGGCGGCCACCGAGATCCTGGGCATGGCGGCCAACAGCGCCCAGTACGGCGCGTACACCGTGCACTGGTACTGGATCGGCGCCATCCCGGCCATGGTCTTCCTCGGCCTGGTGATGATGCCCTTCTACTACGGCAGCAAGGTCCGCTCGGTCCCCGAGTTCCTGCTGCTGCGCTTCGACAAGGCAGCCCACCTGCTCAGTTCGATCCTGTTCGCGTTCGCCGCCATCCTGATCGCGGGCGTGAACCTGTACGCGCTGGCGATCGTGGTGGAAGCCCTGCTCGGCTGGCCGCAGTGGGTGGCCATCGTGGTGGCGGGCGCCTTCGTGCTCGGCTACATCACGCTGGGCGGCCTGTCCTCGGCGATCTACAACGAGGTGCTCCAGTTCTTCGTGATCCTGGCCGCCCTCATCCCGATCACCATCCTCGGCCTGAAGAAGGCCGGCGGCTGGGACGGCCTCACCCACAAGCTGGACGCGGCCCACGGCGCCAACTTCACCACCGCCTGGGGCGGCACCGGCATCGGCAGCGCCAACCCGCTGGGCGCCAACTGGCTGACCATCGTGCTCGGTCTCGGCTTCGTGCTGTCCTTCGGCTACTGGACGACGAACTTCGCCGAGGTGCAGCGCGCGCTGTCCGCGAAGAACCTCTCCGCCTCCAAGCGCACCCCGCTGATCGCGGCCTACCCGAAGATCTTCATCGTCTTCCTGGTGATGATCCCCGGCCTGGTCGCCGCCGCCCTGGTCCCGAAGATCGGCCAGCCCGGCTCCGGGCTCCAGTACAACGACGCGATCCCCTACCTGATGCAGGAGCTGCTGCCCAACGGTGTGCTCGGCATCGCGGTCACCGGTCTGCTCGCCGCGTTCATGGCGGGCATGGCGGCCAACGTGTCGTCCTTCAACACGGTGTTCACCACCGACATCTGGGCCCGCTACGTCAAGCCGGACCAGGAGGACGCCTACTACGTCCGCTTCGGCCGCTGGATCACCGTCATCGGTGTCGCCGCGTCGGTCGGCACGGCGTTCCTGGCGTCGTCGTTCTCGAACATCATGAGCTACCTCCAGACGCTGTTCTCCTTCTTCAACGTCCCGATGTTCGTGGTCTTCATCGTCGGCATGTTCTGGAAGCGCGCCTCGGCCAAGTCCGGCTTCTGGGGCCTGCTCGCCGGTACCGCCACCGCGATGGTCAACTACTTCGTGTTCTACAAGGAGGGCATCATCTCGATCCCCTCCGACCAGGGCGCCAACTTCGTCTCCGCCATCGCGGGCTTCGTCGCGGGCGCGGTCGTGATGGTCGCGGTGTCGCTGTTCACCAAGCCCAAGCCGGCCGAGGAACTCCAGGGCCTGGTCTACGGCACCTCGTCGCCGGGCATGTCCGAGGCACCCGCCGAGGGCGACGACGCCTGGTACCGCAAGCCCGCCCTGCTCGGCTGGGGCGCGGTCGTCCTGGCCGCCGCCTGCTACATCCCGTTCTCGTTCTGATCGCGGGAGGATGAGGAAACCATGACCGACGAATCCCCCCGCCCCGAGCACGGCGCCACCGAGCACGACGTGAACCGCGAGGTCACCGAGCTGGAGGGCAAGTCCGCCACCGCGGCCCGCATCTTCGACCTGCGGCGCATCATCGGCGGCCTGTTCGTGCTGTACGGCGTCATCGTCACGATCACCGGCATCACCGACTCCCAGGCCGCGATCGACAAGGCCGAGGGCGTCAACATCAACCTGTGGACCGGCATCGGCATGCTGATCCTCGGGGTGTTCTTCCTGGCCTGGCTGAAGCTGCGGCCGACCCCGCCCCCGCTGCCCGCCGAGGACGCGGGCGACGAGGAGCCCGTGCACTAGCGCTACGCGCTTTCACGGAACCGGAGCCGGAGCTGTGGACTACAGCTCCGGCTCCGTCGTGTGCGGGGCCGCGCCGGCCCGGTCCAGCAGGCCGGTACGGGCCGCGAGGGCGGCCGCCTCCAGCCGGGAGCCCACGCCCAGCTTCATCAGCACCCGCTGCACATGGGTACGGGCGGTGCTGGGCGCTATCCCCATGCCGGCCGCGATGAGCCGGGTGTCCTCGCCGTCGGCGACCCGGACCAGCACCTCCACCTCGCGCGGGGTGAGCAGCCGCAGCAGCCGCTGGCCCTCGTCGTCGGGCTGCACGGCCGGGTTCAGCAGCTCCGCGAAGGCGCCCTGGAGCAGCTGGGGGGCGACGGCCGCCTCACCGGCGCGGGCCTTCAGGATGGCCCGCTCGACCCCCTCGATGCGCTCGTCGTGCCGTACGTACCCGGCGGCGCCCGCCGCGAAGGCGGCCGCGATGCCGCGCGGGGACGGCACCGGGCCGAGGACCAGGACGGCCACCTGCGGGCGCTCCCGCTTGATGCGGGCCACCGGGTCGAACGCGCCCGGCTCGGCGGGTGCCGCGGTGCCCAGCAGGCACACCTCGGGGGCGCGCGATATCACCAGCTCGGCCGCGCCCGCGGCCGGCGCCGCCGCCGCGAGCACCCGGTGCCCGCGCAGCTTCAGCGCCGACGCCAACGCCTCCGCCAGCAGGCGGTGGTCGTCGACGACCATGAGCCGCACTCCCATAGAGCAACCCCCCAGTCCCTCCGATGTCCCGGAAGTTACACGCTCGGGGCGCCTGCCGTGCGGGCTTCGCTCAGTCGCGGGTGCCGAAGGCCACCACGCTGTTCTTGTCCTTGTCGAAGCTCCCGATCGGCTTGGCCGCGTTCGGCGCCGCCATGAACAGCTTGCCCTGGCTGTACCGGTACTCCGAGAAGGTGGGCTGGAGCCCGCTCAGCAGGGAACGGTCGCCCTGGTCGGGGGGCAGGTCCATCAGCGTCGTGGACTTGAAGCTCGCGCCGTCGATGGTGACGACCTGGGCGCCCTTGTCGTACGGCGGTTCCTTGTACGCGATCAGGTTGCCGCCGTCCATGCGCAGCG comes from the Streptomyces seoulensis genome and includes:
- the galK gene encoding galactokinase; translated protein: MGAQQVRERFTELYGAAPEGVWAAPGRVNLIGEHTDYNDGFVMPFALPHQVTAAVSRRTDGLLRLHSADIGGEVVELALDGLAPGTDDDWTAYPAGVVWALREAGHPVTGADVHLASTVPTGAGLSSSAALEVVVALALDDLFGLELPRWKLARLCQRAENVYVGAPTGIMDQTASACCEEGHALFLDTRDLSQRQIPFDLAAEDLRLLVIDTQVKHAHSGGEYGKRRAGCEKGAALLGVDALRDVAYDGLEAALEQLGDESEVRRLVRHIVTENRRVERVVELLTSGDVRAIGPVLTEGHASLRDDFRISCPELDLAVDTALASGALGARMTGGGFGGSAIALAEASAVDTLTKAVEEAFAAAGYTAPRVFEAVPSPGARRLG
- the tamR gene encoding MarR family transcriptional regulator TamR — protein: MEDEVDRLVAAWRRERPDLDVEPLEVLSRVSRLARHLDRARRLAFSEHQLEPWEFDVLTALRRAGTPYQLSPGQLLTQTLVTSGTMTNRIDRLAKKGLVERLPDPSDRRGVLVRLTDTGRDRADEALAGLLAQERAILGELSRAQRGELAGLLRQLTAPFDNVPG
- a CDS encoding sodium:solute symporter family protein → MQTPPTGPAPLAAGPSYLAAELRLPTNWLDYTILAIYFVVVLGIGFAARRSVKTSLDFFLSGRSLPAWITGLAFISANLAATEILGMAANSAQYGAYTVHWYWIGAIPAMVFLGLVMMPFYYGSKVRSVPEFLLLRFDKAAHLLSSILFAFAAILIAGVNLYALAIVVEALLGWPQWVAIVVAGAFVLGYITLGGLSSAIYNEVLQFFVILAALIPITILGLKKAGGWDGLTHKLDAAHGANFTTAWGGTGIGSANPLGANWLTIVLGLGFVLSFGYWTTNFAEVQRALSAKNLSASKRTPLIAAYPKIFIVFLVMIPGLVAAALVPKIGQPGSGLQYNDAIPYLMQELLPNGVLGIAVTGLLAAFMAGMAANVSSFNTVFTTDIWARYVKPDQEDAYYVRFGRWITVIGVAASVGTAFLASSFSNIMSYLQTLFSFFNVPMFVVFIVGMFWKRASAKSGFWGLLAGTATAMVNYFVFYKEGIISIPSDQGANFVSAIAGFVAGAVVMVAVSLFTKPKPAEELQGLVYGTSSPGMSEAPAEGDDAWYRKPALLGWGAVVLAAACYIPFSF
- the galE gene encoding UDP-glucose 4-epimerase GalE → MKYLVTGGAGYVGSVVAQHLLEAGHEVTVLDNLSTGFRAGVPAGAAFVEGDIRDAAKWLDPSYDGVLHFAAFSQVGESVVKPEKYWENNVGGTMALLAAMREAGVNRLVFSSTAATYGEPEEVPIPESAPTRPTNPYGASKLAVDHMITSEAHAHGLAAVSLRYFNVAGAYGPYGERHDPESHLIPLVLQVAQGRREAISVYGDDYPTPDGTCVRDYIHVADLADAHLLALGAARSGEHLICNLGNGNGFSVREVVETAREVTGHPIPEVTAPRRAGDPAVLVASAQTARATLGWNPSRADLAGIIADAWEFARDTQREH
- the galT gene encoding galactose-1-phosphate uridylyltransferase; translation: MKKTSTRLADGRELVYYDLRDDTVRDAVDRRPLEPTVTASEIRRDPLLGDSVAIASHRQGRTYHPPADECPLCPSRDGRLSEIPDSAYDVVVFENRFPSLAGDSGRCEVVCFTSDHDASFASLTDEQARLVLEAWTDRTAELSHLPSVKQVFCFENRGAEIGVTLGHPHGQIYAYPFITPRTALMLRSLADHKAESGGENLFDAVLERELAGDRVVLESEHWAAFVPFAAHWPYEVHLYPKRRVPDLLALDEAARTEFPQVYLELLRRFDRIFGRPEGEEGDEAVAPTPYIAAWHQAPFGGLPGFDGVTRDDFALHLELFTIRRTSGKLKFLAGSESGMNVFINDVPPERAAERLREVASS
- a CDS encoding trans-aconitate 2-methyltransferase is translated as MTTPPTPATPSWDPAQYLRHSGHRLRPFVDLLARVPALPAERPRIADLGCGPGNATALLAERWPGAHVTGYDNSPEMLQRARAEQPALDLAPADARTWTPEGPHDLVFSNATLQWVPGHLDRFADWTEALKPGGVLAFQVPDNTDAPLHALMRELAATPRWAPRLAGVLRAPDSVHAPGVYLDRLARLGCATDVWQTTYQHVLTGDDPVLDWVKGTGLRPALTALADDPEARDAFVGEYRDLLREAYPPAPYGTILPFRRLFAVAVKGA
- a CDS encoding TetR/AcrR family transcriptional regulator, with product MIDGVATDSSSTSSNDKTRRTRRTRMTGAERRQQLLEIGRTLFAAKGFEGTSVEEIAAKAGVSKPVVYEHFGGKEGLYAVVVDREMRCLLDMVTGSLTAGHPRELCEQAAFALLDYIEEYTDGFRILVRDSPIPQSTGSFASLISDIATQVEDILGREFKSRGFDSKLAPLYAQALVGMVALTGQWWLDVRRPKKAEVAAHLVNLAWHGLDGLEQKPRLIGHRKS
- a CDS encoding helix-turn-helix transcriptional regulator — translated: MGVRLMVVDDHRLLAEALASALKLRGHRVLAAAAPAAGAAELVISRAPEVCLLGTAAPAEPGAFDPVARIKRERPQVAVLVLGPVPSPRGIAAAFAAGAAGYVRHDERIEGVERAILKARAGEAAVAPQLLQGAFAELLNPAVQPDDEGQRLLRLLTPREVEVLVRVADGEDTRLIAAGMGIAPSTARTHVQRVLMKLGVGSRLEAAALAARTGLLDRAGAAPHTTEPEL
- a CDS encoding LuxR C-terminal-related transcriptional regulator, whose product is MVRIRVLVVDDHRIFAESLAAALAAEPDVDVSAAGSGPAALRCLERAASEGRRYDVLLVDADLGRVLPGGRTAVPVQAGDADGLVDGISLVAGVRSAQSGVRTVVLAEKDDPHRAALALQAGASGWVAKDCSLSRLLTVIRGVLRDETHLPAALLTGVLKELTAARKHRSESERLVQSLTPREREVLRCMVAGLGRKAVAERLFLSPHTVRTHMQNVLGKLGVHSTLAAVALARRAGVGPADLSGDVVERGGQLA
- a CDS encoding GNAT family N-acetyltransferase, producing MVCRMFRIETEVDKDRRDLLHARLRDTNTAASPVLAALRGSPGDRHTPLHVWVLDEAGGLAGGLVGHTWAGWLHVTYLWVDARYRGAGLGSRLLDEAERVAHTGRGCARSRVETWDFQAPAFYQGRGYDVVSVIPDYPPGITEYTLTKRLGRAV
- a CDS encoding VOC family protein, with the protein product MLRAIDHVQLAMPPGTEDALRDFYGGVLGMTEVPKPPALAARGGCWFRAGGVQLHLGVDDDFRPARKAHPGLLVADLDACAARLAAHGAPVEWDAGLPGHRRFHSTDPVGNRLEFLRPTG